A section of the Salminus brasiliensis chromosome 10, fSalBra1.hap2, whole genome shotgun sequence genome encodes:
- the sstr1a gene encoding somatostatin receptor type 1, producing the protein MLPNGSYRSLEDGAFFNTSGNETHGESHGSAILISFVYSVVCLVGLCGNSMVIYVILRYAKMKTATNIYILNLAIADELLMLSVPFLVTSSLLHHWPFGSFLCRLVLSVDAINMFTSIYCLTVLSIDRYIAVVHPIKAARYRRPTIAKMVNFGVWMFSILVILPIIIFSTSTPNSDGSVACNMQMPEPQRRWMAVFVVYAFLMGFLFPVIAICMCYILIIAKLRVVALKAGWQQRKKSERKITLMVMMVVTVFVICWMPFHIVQLVNVFVEQHNATLSQLAVVLGYANSCANPILYGFLSDNFKRSFQRILCLRWMDSAAEEPIDYYATALKSRGYSVDEFQPDNMESDSAYRNGTCTSRTTTL; encoded by the coding sequence ATGCTGCCCAACGGCTCGTACCGGAGCCTGGAGGACGGCGCGTTCTTCAACACGTCCGGCAACGAAACGCACGGCGAGTCTCACGGCAGCGCGATCCTCATCTCCTTCGTCTACTCGGTGGTGTGTCTAGTGGGGCTCTGCGGCAACTCCATGGTCATCTACGTGATCCTCAGGTACGCCAAAATGAAAACCGCCACCAACATCTACATTCTGAACTTGGCGATCGCGGACGAGCTGCTGATGCTCAGCGTGCCTTTCCTGGTGACCTCTTCGCTGCTTCACCACTGGCCGTTCGGCTCCTTCCTGTGCCGCCTGGTCCTGAGCGTCGATGCCATCAACATGTTCACCAGCATCTACTGCCTGACCGTGCTGAGCATCGACCGCTACATCGCCGTGGTGCACCCGATCAAAGCCGCCCGCTACCGAAGACCCACCATAGCCAAGATGGTCAACTTTGGCGTGTGGATGTTCTCCATCCTGGTCATCCTGCCCATCATCATTTtttccacctccacccccaacTCGGATGGCTCGGTGGCCTGCAACATGCAGATGCCCGAGCCGCAGCGCCGGTGGATGGCCGTGTTCGTCGTTTACGCGTTCCTCATGGGCTTTCTGTTCCCGGTCATTGCCATATGCATGTGCTACATCCTCATCATAGCCAAGCTGCGGGTGGTGGCGCTGAAGGCGGGCTGGCAGCAGCGCAAAAAGTCCGAGCGGAAGATCACCCTCATGGTCATGATGGTGGTGACCGTGTTCGTGATCTGCTGGATGCCTTTCCACATCGTGCAGCTCGTCAACGTGTTCGTGGAGCAGCACAACGCCACCCTGAGCCAGCTGGCCGTGGTCCTGGGCTACGCCAACAGCTGCGCCAACCCCATCCTGTACGGATTCCTGTCGGACAACTTCAAGCGCTCCTTTCAAAGAATCCTGTGCCTGCGGTGGATGGACAGCGCGGCCGAGGAGCCCATCGACTACTACGCAACTGCGCTGAAAAGTCGGGGATACAGCGTGGACGAGTTTCAGCCGGACAATATGGAGTCGGACAGCGCGTACAGGAACGGGACCTGCACCTCAAGAACTACCACGCTGTAG
- the clec14a gene encoding C-type lectin domain family 14 member A, with amino-acid sequence MDYRTGLYLLNILNVVFNTPDIFFTVHSDKYAFEEAQKSCELDNSFLTNIANQSEITKLLQAIEDMGSQSVTSYWIGLKKSKKECVQENLPLRGFSWIVGNGTQAADFSWKSEPHGTCTGALCGLLSLTYRGSTIDRWQLASSSCKHANPFICKHEGQSKKWHCPHPTIHGSADITQKHNDPYTLQVTCSNLDSFTLTCSKSTHEWKMASHTERDISGLCLECDKGYKKDAQGSCVDVDECKQPHMCKHVCVNTPGSYVCKCADGLDKDSCNEADNLPPFEPSHEPQDNQTPTTTDGRHPSLLYPVNTTENSVHIEENTGDLSNIIVPVIIALLIFVVLVVIIVAIVKCCLIRRSKKRAKKRAEASKESMALNGSDSMEKVNEKEMI; translated from the coding sequence ATGGATTACCGGACTGGATTATATCTTCTTAACATTCTGAATGTTGTCTTTAACACTCCTGATATTTTCTTCACTGTACACTCGGACAAATATGCATTTGAGGAGGCTCAGAAATCCTGCGAGTTGGATAATAGTTTTCTGACTAACATTGCCAACCAAAGCGAAATCACAAAACTTCTTCAAGCCATTGAGGACATGGGAAGCCAAAGCGTAACTTCTTACTGGATTGGCttgaagaaaagcaaaaaagagTGTGTTCAAGAAAATCTTCCCCTGAGGGGGTTCTCCTGGATTGTAGGCAATGGCACGCAAGCTGCTGATTTTAGTTGGAAATCGGAACCTCATGGTACTTGCACAGGTGCTCTTTGTGGACTGCTCTCACTGACGTACAGAGGATCTACAATAGACCGTTGGCAGTTAGCCTCTAGCAGCTGCAAGCATGCAAATCCCTTTATTTGCAAACATGAAGGACAGAGTAAGAAGTGGCATTGCCCTCATCCGACAATACACGGGAGTGCTGacatcacacaaaaacacaatgaTCCGTACACTCTTCAGGTGACCTGCAGCAATCTGGACAGTTTCACACTGACTTGTTCAAAGAGCACCCATGAATGGAAGATGGCTAGCCACACAGAAAGAGACATATCCGGACTTTGCCTGGAATGTGACAAGGGCTACAAGAAGGATGCACAAGGATCCTGTGTGGATGTGGATGAATGTAAACAACCCCACATGTGCAAACATGTATGTGTGAACACGCCGGGCTCGTACGTGTGTAAGTGCGCGGATGGTCTGGATAAGGACAGTTGCAATGAAGCAGACAATCTGCCCCCTTTTGAGCCTAGCCATGAGCCCCAGGATAACCAAACTCCCACTACTACGGATGGGAGGCATCCTTCTTTACTTTACCCAGTCAACACAACAGAGAACAGTGTGCACATTGAGGAAAACACTGGCGACCTGTCGAACATAATCGTCCCTGTGATTATAGCTCTGCTGATCTTTGTAGTGCTGGTTGTGATCATTGTGGCCATCGTCAAATGCTGCCTTATAAGACGCTCTAAGAAACGGGCCAAGAAAAGAGCGGAGGCCTCTAAAGAGTCCATGGCGTTGAACGGGTCAGACTCCATGGAGAAGGTCAATGAAAAAGAGATGATCTAA